Proteins from a single region of Sporosarcina sp. P33:
- a CDS encoding HEAT repeat domain-containing protein, translating to MDKLLLTLLLIILFILLILFIMFFVLVYYRIQEVKKKEKIADYIKERQDEWYDYLFRDNLQAETLMPKHTVELEAIDELFFRLSYHFASEDISGKMNDFAKRYMSGYYTKQLNSRSAGVRINTLNKIKLFNLTFMAEEVLKQPQRKRKYSKTEYLLIYAIIAKFSAAEFVAHFIRPQVPLGEFDYKKLLIELEKSQIDLLGEKFDELPELLQLTLIEIAGVNYYLDWLPLLHQCLDSTNQELRIRALKSIAELEVADVLTLYKEFAYSPVWEERLMTAKILRSAPAEDALPVLNQLIGDSVYQVRAQAAKSMKSLRNGQQALYSVITTSSDEFAVDVAEEMFGKE from the coding sequence ATGGATAAGTTATTATTGACGCTGCTGCTGATCATCCTGTTCATACTGCTCATTCTCTTTATTATGTTTTTTGTTCTTGTATACTACCGTATTCAAGAAGTGAAAAAGAAAGAAAAGATTGCAGATTATATTAAAGAACGCCAGGACGAATGGTATGACTACTTATTTAGAGATAATCTGCAGGCTGAAACACTTATGCCGAAACACACTGTGGAACTGGAAGCAATTGATGAATTATTTTTCCGTCTCAGCTATCATTTTGCATCCGAAGACATCAGCGGAAAAATGAATGATTTCGCAAAGCGATATATGTCCGGCTACTATACTAAGCAATTAAACAGCCGGAGTGCAGGAGTCCGTATTAATACGCTAAATAAAATAAAATTATTTAATTTAACTTTTATGGCGGAAGAAGTATTGAAACAGCCGCAACGAAAGAGAAAATATTCTAAAACGGAGTATTTACTTATTTACGCAATTATTGCGAAGTTTTCTGCAGCTGAATTCGTTGCTCATTTTATTCGTCCGCAAGTTCCGCTTGGAGAATTTGACTATAAAAAGCTTCTTATAGAATTGGAGAAATCACAGATCGATTTACTGGGTGAGAAATTCGATGAATTGCCTGAGTTGCTTCAACTGACGCTGATTGAGATTGCAGGAGTCAACTATTACTTGGATTGGCTGCCTCTGCTGCATCAATGTCTGGACAGCACAAATCAAGAATTACGCATACGGGCACTAAAAAGTATTGCCGAGCTCGAAGTTGCGGACGTTCTGACGCTGTATAAAGAATTCGCATATTCGCCGGTATGGGAAGAGCGTCTGATGACAGCGAAAATACTCCGATCCGCCCCGGCAGAAGATGCGCTGCCTGTATTAAATCAATTGATAGGAGATTCCGTCTATCAAGTTCGTGCCCAGGCTGCGAAATCTATGAAGTCATTAAGAAACGGTCAGCAAGCACTATATTCTGTCATCACTACATCATCAGATGAGTTTGCCGTGGATGTAGCGGAAGAAATGTTCGGAAAGGAGTAA
- a CDS encoding response regulator — MTNKERNIVDAALFPQFFMWQKANTKRFRQTFTLVFVKSPDSPAIKQLVLRQIRDSDLLFSFPAGEPDIILMANTREEEADVFIERLRQTEDSRTYRVGIAVVEIRNGDVTLENILQTGSDAVNRAIQLTGNTPFVKERSFRKLEQQIIRISIIDEDPVVTTVVQKLVERVSIKQLELEIKVFHDGQSFLDSAWYESSHTHLVIVNDILPRKNGLEVLYALRQLPNTQKYHVFMMTKRKNEAEMIFAYEHGVDDYITKPFNPNLFEAQIKKVLNRIYYG, encoded by the coding sequence ATGACAAATAAGGAACGTAATATAGTGGATGCAGCACTTTTTCCGCAGTTTTTCATGTGGCAGAAAGCAAATACAAAACGCTTTCGGCAAACATTCACATTGGTGTTCGTGAAAAGTCCGGACAGCCCTGCAATCAAACAGTTAGTCCTAAGGCAAATCAGGGATTCAGATCTGCTGTTTAGTTTTCCGGCAGGTGAGCCGGATATTATTTTAATGGCAAATACAAGAGAAGAAGAAGCGGATGTGTTCATCGAAAGGCTGCGTCAAACGGAAGATTCCAGAACATATCGGGTAGGGATTGCAGTTGTTGAAATCCGCAATGGCGACGTAACACTGGAAAATATACTGCAGACGGGATCTGACGCAGTAAACCGTGCAATTCAATTAACCGGAAATACTCCGTTTGTCAAAGAACGTTCGTTCAGAAAACTGGAGCAGCAGATAATACGTATCAGCATAATTGATGAAGATCCTGTCGTCACGACGGTCGTTCAGAAATTGGTGGAACGCGTATCGATTAAACAACTTGAACTGGAAATAAAAGTGTTTCATGACGGACAGTCATTTTTGGACTCTGCCTGGTATGAGTCTTCCCATACACATTTGGTCATCGTGAACGATATACTGCCCAGGAAAAATGGTTTGGAAGTGCTCTATGCATTGCGGCAATTACCAAATACACAAAAGTATCATGTGTTTATGATGACCAAGCGTAAGAATGAAGCGGAAATGATATTCGCTTATGAACACGGAGTAGATGACTATATAACGAAACCATTTAATCCGAATTTATTTGAAGCGCAAATAAAGAAAGTGTTGAATCGAATTTATTATGGATAA
- a CDS encoding flavin reductase family protein, whose product MKKEEQQNLFKEIMGNYPTGVTVVTAVTEDGTPVGLTVNSFASVSLDPMLLLWSIDHRVSSIKAFTEGGKFAVHVLAGNQQELCSTFASRVEDRFSTCKWEMSDRGVPIIEDAFGVFECKTFQTIEAGDHTVIIGEVVDLHIDKQKDPMLYHRRVFGSVPPVFYEQDGKA is encoded by the coding sequence ATGAAAAAAGAAGAACAACAAAACTTATTCAAGGAAATTATGGGGAATTATCCTACAGGTGTCACAGTCGTCACTGCGGTAACAGAAGACGGCACGCCGGTTGGATTGACAGTAAACTCGTTTGCTTCAGTATCCTTAGACCCCATGCTTCTCTTGTGGTCAATTGATCATAGAGTTTCATCTATTAAAGCATTTACAGAAGGCGGTAAATTTGCGGTTCACGTACTGGCTGGAAATCAGCAAGAACTTTGCAGTACGTTTGCCAGCCGTGTAGAAGACCGTTTCTCTACATGTAAATGGGAAATGTCCGACCGCGGTGTTCCAATTATTGAAGATGCATTCGGCGTATTCGAATGTAAAACATTCCAAACGATTGAAGCGGGAGATCATACAGTGATTATTGGTGAAGTCGTTGACTTGCACATTGACAAGCAAAAAGATCCAATGCTTTACCACCGCCGAGTGTTCGGTTCAGTGCCGCCTGTATTTTATGAGCAAGACGGAAAAGCCTGA
- a CDS encoding NAD(P)H-binding protein, producing the protein MGKDHLVVAVAGASGYIGNNLLKKLKGRAKVIGLSRNGNQRQSTEDVEWRSCDLFSMKDAEKSLAGADIAVYLVHSMLKSARLTQGTFEDMDVILADNFAQAAKKQGIKQIVYLGGIIPDEEIGDLSRHLKSRLEVERVLRSYDVPVTALRAGLIVGPKGSSFPILSKLVRRLPVMILPKWTRSNTQPVALEDVIKSLSSLILDFEPAQRSIDVGGPEVMTYKSMMEKTAEAAGKSSRMIDVPFFSLSVSRLWLRLVTQTPKEIVYPLVESLRHPMVVSPSRYLEGISNGKIPFMQAAKEALDAESKDKNRSNRKPSMGPLKQDVRSVQRIELPYSWTADETARYYVKWLAAFLNPWIKTDVDDQLNCRIGFLGNRTLLALSYSADRSTKDRSLYYITGGMLMDPDSNERGRIEFRKIPGSNEVIVAIHDYLPSIPWFIYYATQANMHTFVMASFRRHMNKLGVIERDRLGIVASNII; encoded by the coding sequence ATGGGGAAAGATCACTTAGTTGTCGCCGTTGCTGGTGCCAGCGGCTATATCGGCAATAATTTATTGAAAAAGCTTAAAGGAAGAGCAAAAGTAATCGGCTTATCACGCAATGGGAATCAGAGGCAAAGTACTGAAGATGTGGAGTGGCGGTCTTGTGATCTGTTTTCGATGAAGGATGCAGAAAAAAGTCTTGCTGGTGCAGATATTGCTGTATATCTCGTTCATTCCATGCTGAAATCAGCCCGGCTGACTCAAGGCACTTTTGAAGACATGGATGTTATATTAGCCGATAACTTCGCGCAGGCTGCTAAAAAGCAGGGCATCAAACAAATCGTCTATTTAGGCGGTATTATTCCAGATGAAGAGATTGGAGACTTATCTCGCCATTTGAAGAGCCGTTTGGAAGTGGAGAGGGTTCTGCGTTCGTATGATGTGCCTGTTACGGCATTGCGTGCAGGATTGATAGTCGGCCCGAAAGGTTCATCGTTTCCCATCTTGTCTAAGCTTGTCAGGAGACTGCCGGTAATGATTTTACCTAAGTGGACACGTTCAAACACCCAGCCGGTAGCGCTTGAAGATGTGATTAAATCATTGAGTTCGCTGATACTGGATTTCGAACCTGCACAGCGCTCAATTGATGTAGGCGGACCGGAAGTGATGACATATAAGTCTATGATGGAAAAGACGGCTGAAGCAGCAGGGAAATCATCGCGAATGATAGATGTGCCTTTCTTTTCGTTGAGTGTATCGAGGTTATGGTTACGGCTCGTTACACAGACGCCTAAGGAGATTGTCTACCCGTTAGTTGAAAGTTTGCGACACCCAATGGTTGTCAGCCCATCACGTTACTTGGAAGGTATCAGTAACGGCAAGATCCCTTTCATGCAAGCGGCAAAAGAAGCGCTTGATGCAGAAAGTAAGGATAAGAATCGCTCGAATAGAAAACCTTCAATGGGGCCGCTTAAACAAGACGTACGTTCAGTACAGCGTATTGAGCTGCCTTACAGCTGGACTGCTGATGAAACAGCGCGTTATTATGTCAAATGGCTTGCTGCTTTTTTAAATCCTTGGATTAAGACCGATGTAGATGATCAGTTGAATTGCCGGATCGGCTTTCTTGGTAACCGGACACTGCTTGCCTTGAGTTATTCTGCAGACCGCAGCACAAAAGACCGTTCACTGTATTATATTACGGGAGGAATGTTAATGGATCCGGATTCCAATGAACGCGGCAGAATAGAATTCCGGAAGATTCCGGGTTCTAATGAGGTCATTGTCGCAATTCATGACTACTTGCCATCCATTCCGTGGTTTATTTATTACGCAACACAAGCGAATATGCATACTTTTGTTATGGCGAGTTTCCGTCGCCATATGAATAAACTCGGAGTCATTGAACGTGACCGGTTAGGAATTGTTGCATCAAACATTATATAA
- a CDS encoding TetR/AcrR family transcriptional regulator, with product MKARIMKAFLEEIHEKSMKFTMDDLARRLGISKRTLYQHFSSKTEILDAIIDSTLQEFDEKTALIMQDPQLGLVEKIKRAITVIPKYNDFYNWQILDQMKKTHPAQWERVHAALHEWDELRELIEQGIREGIIANQNVPLLMKLIIDATNSTLDRKFFYENSITVTEALDSIVDILLFGFIKKDDGVKN from the coding sequence ATGAAAGCACGCATCATGAAAGCTTTTTTAGAAGAGATTCATGAAAAAAGCATGAAATTTACAATGGATGACTTAGCCCGCAGACTGGGCATCAGCAAGCGCACATTGTATCAGCACTTCTCTTCTAAAACGGAAATATTAGACGCAATTATTGATTCAACTTTACAGGAATTTGACGAGAAGACAGCTTTGATCATGCAAGATCCCCAACTAGGCCTGGTAGAGAAGATCAAGCGGGCCATTACGGTCATCCCTAAATATAATGATTTTTATAACTGGCAAATTCTTGATCAGATGAAAAAAACGCACCCTGCGCAATGGGAACGCGTTCACGCTGCTCTTCACGAATGGGATGAACTGCGTGAATTGATTGAACAAGGAATCCGTGAAGGGATTATTGCCAATCAAAATGTTCCGTTGCTGATGAAGCTGATCATCGACGCAACAAACTCCACACTCGACCGCAAGTTTTTCTACGAGAACAGCATTACGGTAACCGAGGCGCTGGACTCTATTGTCGATATTCTGCTGTTCGGTTTTATTAAGAAGGACGACGGCGTAAAAAACTGA
- a CDS encoding N-acetyltransferase yields MSLHASEVTNENWQEVAYLSVHENQKNFIESNSFSLAQSQFEPEWKSVGLYDGEELVGYAMHGREEKSGHVWLDRFMIDQHHQGKGYASRFLTLLLTRMEEKYQCDMIYLSIYPDNKKAQRLYEKFGFVLNGKIDDAGEFPCLIMELDLRRSPVQ; encoded by the coding sequence ATGAGCCTCCACGCAAGTGAGGTAACGAATGAAAATTGGCAAGAAGTTGCCTATTTATCCGTTCATGAAAACCAAAAGAATTTTATAGAAAGCAATTCATTTTCACTGGCTCAATCACAGTTTGAACCTGAATGGAAATCTGTTGGATTATATGATGGAGAGGAGCTCGTTGGCTATGCAATGCATGGACGCGAAGAAAAAAGCGGCCATGTGTGGCTCGACCGCTTCATGATTGATCAGCATCATCAGGGAAAAGGCTATGCCAGCCGATTCCTTACACTTCTATTAACCAGAATGGAAGAAAAATATCAATGTGACATGATTTATTTAAGTATTTATCCCGATAATAAAAAAGCACAGCGTTTATATGAAAAATTCGGATTCGTACTTAACGGAAAAATAGACGATGCAGGTGAATTCCCTTGTCTCATCATGGAACTTGATCTGCGGAGGAGCCCTGTGCAATGA
- a CDS encoding MATE family efflux transporter, with the protein MSLSSPKLDRLDTEPVGRIFLRYLIPSTIGMLLMAVNIVADGIMVGNRLGAEALAGVGISAPVYTIFFAVSLWIGIGAATKYSMAMGVRDKQKARSILTHAILSIFLITIILGLTAFIFREPLAYALGANPTTFPYVSDYLFVILLFGFIFTVENTFSIFVRNDGAPTLSMAGLIVTSVVNIILNYVFLFIFDYGVTGAALATIIASFLGMLVLVTHFFRKSNNLQLVKCTFNKKLFTAIIFIGFPSFLSELGISVFTISHNIAFERMAGTEGVAAFSILNYVHSVMLMLFLGMGGAIQPLISYYNGSGNRARMKETMKKATFTVAAAGITFFLVGQFAAGPIVSIFGDFPKNVGELAATGINLFFIAYLFTGTNFVMMTYYQSVGNVRMATWITASREIIIMLIFLMILPRFFGLNGIWLSIPASEFIVFAGIYWYQRNAARHSLPQ; encoded by the coding sequence ATGAGCCTTTCTTCACCCAAATTGGATCGGCTGGACACTGAACCGGTAGGACGTATTTTTTTGCGCTATTTAATTCCTTCAACAATTGGCATGCTGCTGATGGCAGTAAATATTGTGGCGGACGGCATTATGGTCGGTAACCGATTGGGTGCAGAAGCTTTAGCGGGAGTCGGAATTTCGGCTCCCGTTTATACAATTTTCTTTGCTGTATCTCTTTGGATTGGCATTGGCGCCGCCACAAAATATTCCATGGCAATGGGTGTCAGGGATAAACAGAAAGCCAGATCCATTTTAACACACGCCATTTTATCAATTTTCTTAATTACTATCATTCTGGGGCTAACCGCATTTATTTTCCGGGAACCTCTTGCTTATGCACTTGGAGCTAATCCAACGACGTTCCCTTATGTTTCTGATTACTTATTTGTCATTTTATTGTTCGGATTTATTTTCACTGTCGAGAATACATTCAGTATTTTTGTGCGAAATGACGGCGCGCCCACCCTTTCCATGGCAGGCTTAATCGTCACGTCTGTCGTTAACATCATACTGAATTATGTGTTTCTCTTTATTTTTGATTATGGCGTTACAGGCGCTGCGCTGGCAACCATCATCGCTTCTTTCCTCGGTATGCTCGTGCTGGTCACACATTTCTTTAGAAAGAGCAATAATTTACAATTGGTGAAGTGTACGTTTAATAAAAAGCTGTTCACTGCGATCATTTTCATCGGATTCCCAAGCTTTCTTTCCGAATTAGGTATTTCAGTTTTTACTATTTCACATAATATTGCATTTGAACGCATGGCCGGTACAGAAGGCGTTGCGGCATTCTCCATTTTGAACTATGTGCACAGCGTTATGCTGATGCTTTTCCTCGGAATGGGAGGTGCGATTCAGCCGCTCATCAGTTATTACAACGGGTCAGGTAACCGCGCGCGGATGAAAGAAACGATGAAAAAAGCCACATTTACAGTTGCAGCTGCCGGCATTACATTCTTCTTAGTCGGACAATTTGCTGCAGGCCCCATCGTGTCTATCTTCGGAGACTTCCCTAAAAACGTCGGTGAATTGGCCGCAACGGGAATTAATTTATTCTTCATTGCGTATTTGTTTACAGGCACAAATTTTGTGATGATGACTTATTATCAATCTGTCGGCAACGTCCGTATGGCCACATGGATCACGGCGTCACGAGAAATCATCATTATGCTGATTTTCCTGATGATCTTGCCTCGTTTCTTTGGATTGAACGGTATTTGGCTGTCAATTCCCGCATCAGAATTTATTGTGTTTGCCGGGATCTATTGGTATCAGCGAAATGCTGCACGACATTCATTACCTCAATAA
- a CDS encoding ABC transporter permease, whose translation MTLNQLIFRNLKKNLKHYYVYIFALVFSVGLYFSFVTLQFDPALDDVNGGVKGAAAIKSGSVLLIVIVSVFLLYANNLFIKRRSKEIGLFQLIGMTKGTVFRILSVENFVLYIGSLFIGIFLGFSMSRLLMIILFNVMGVTDVAALRFSSEALLQTLVVFAAIYLLILIMNAIFIKRQSILSLFRATSVTQQRVQKVTKFQAVIGVFGILLILFGYYLSTKLFSGEILGNYLFLTMIVILASVIIGTYLFYKGSVSFIFNLIRKRKGGYLNVRDVLSLSSIMFRMKSNSFLLMIITTLSALSIALLSLSYISYYSVEKTVEQTIPADFTIPNTERAMEFMQALEEEGIAYTETAVELLTSPVDLSQVISITEEVALGQSYADTNMIVISEKAVPAVNVGENEVRFINLDTFAEKFMKFQADRQVVFKGTEHAYDLTLTGLEDLALLPTRITSAFPVAVVDDQLFQRMQKDKDTSFTSEFTEYYGVDIDDKNEVENANTIFNKLEINIWAGHESKYEEQSNQKQSVGMVMFVVGFLGLAFLITSGCILYFKQMDESEDEKSNYTILRKLGFTQSDLLKGIQRKQLFNFGIPLAAGLCHSYFAVKSGWFLFGAEMVTPMIIVMLIYTALYSIFGLLSVLNYKRVIKESL comes from the coding sequence ATGACGCTTAACCAGCTGATATTTCGTAATCTCAAGAAAAATCTTAAGCATTATTATGTGTATATCTTTGCACTGGTTTTCAGTGTGGGACTATACTTTTCGTTTGTGACACTGCAATTCGATCCTGCATTGGATGATGTGAATGGCGGGGTGAAAGGTGCTGCAGCTATTAAATCAGGATCGGTTTTACTGATAGTTATTGTGTCAGTGTTCTTGCTGTATGCCAACAACTTATTTATAAAAAGGCGCAGCAAGGAAATTGGGTTGTTTCAATTAATCGGTATGACGAAAGGAACTGTTTTTCGTATTCTGAGTGTCGAGAACTTTGTATTATATATCGGCTCATTGTTTATTGGAATTTTCCTCGGATTTTCGATGTCTCGATTACTAATGATCATTCTCTTTAACGTAATGGGTGTAACAGATGTAGCGGCGCTGCGTTTTTCCTCGGAGGCATTGCTGCAGACACTGGTAGTATTTGCGGCAATTTATCTATTAATTTTGATCATGAATGCAATATTCATCAAACGCCAAAGTATCTTATCGCTGTTCCGTGCAACATCTGTTACGCAGCAGCGGGTGCAAAAGGTGACGAAATTTCAAGCAGTCATTGGCGTGTTTGGCATCTTGCTTATTTTGTTTGGCTATTATTTATCAACCAAGCTGTTCAGCGGTGAAATTCTGGGCAATTATCTATTCTTGACAATGATCGTCATACTGGCATCTGTGATTATCGGGACCTATTTATTTTACAAAGGATCGGTAAGTTTCATCTTTAATCTGATCCGTAAACGTAAAGGCGGGTATCTGAATGTTCGTGATGTCTTATCTCTTTCTTCGATTATGTTCCGGATGAAATCCAATTCATTCCTGTTAATGATCATTACCACATTGTCTGCATTATCAATTGCGCTGCTGTCGTTAAGTTATATCTCCTATTACTCTGTGGAAAAAACAGTGGAGCAGACAATCCCTGCTGACTTTACTATTCCGAATACTGAGCGTGCGATGGAATTTATGCAGGCATTGGAAGAGGAAGGTATCGCCTATACAGAGACAGCGGTGGAATTATTAACATCACCAGTGGATTTGTCACAAGTAATTTCCATTACGGAAGAGGTTGCTTTAGGACAGAGTTATGCCGATACCAATATGATTGTAATCAGTGAGAAAGCAGTACCGGCAGTAAATGTAGGGGAGAACGAAGTGCGCTTTATCAATTTAGATACTTTTGCAGAAAAGTTTATGAAATTCCAAGCAGATCGTCAGGTGGTGTTTAAAGGCACAGAACACGCATATGATCTGACATTAACGGGTCTAGAGGATTTGGCTCTACTGCCAACTCGTATAACCTCCGCTTTTCCAGTTGCTGTAGTGGACGATCAACTATTCCAACGGATGCAAAAAGATAAAGATACTTCCTTCACATCGGAATTCACGGAGTATTACGGGGTGGATATCGATGACAAAAACGAGGTTGAGAACGCCAATACGATTTTTAATAAGCTGGAAATCAATATATGGGCAGGGCATGAATCGAAATATGAAGAGCAAAGTAATCAGAAACAAAGCGTAGGCATGGTGATGTTCGTCGTGGGATTCCTGGGGCTCGCATTCCTCATCACATCCGGTTGTATTCTCTACTTCAAGCAAATGGATGAAAGTGAAGATGAAAAATCAAATTACACGATTCTAAGGAAACTTGGATTTACACAATCTGATTTACTAAAAGGAATTCAGAGGAAACAGTTGTTCAACTTTGGTATCCCATTAGCCGCAGGTTTATGCCACAGCTATTTTGCTGTAAAATCTGGCTGGTTCCTATTTGGTGCTGAAATGGTGACACCAATGATTATCGTTATGCTGATCTACACGGCTTTGTACTCGATATTTGGCTTGCTGTCAGTGTTGAATTATAAGCGTGTGATTAAAGAATCTTTATAA
- a CDS encoding ABC transporter ATP-binding protein, with amino-acid sequence MVILQATKIYKTYGNKFNKQEVLSALDLQVNKGEFISIMGASGSGKTTLLNVLSTIDRVSQGTISIEGQNLSQMKEKQMAEFRKHHLGFIFQDYNLLDTLTVKENILLPLSVQKIAKKIADEKFHAVAEELGIVDIADKYPNEISGGQKQRTSAARAFMHDPSIIFADEPTGALDSKAASDLLNKLSALHANRNTSIVMVTHDPLAASFSERAVFIKDGQIYTHLYKGDQTRNEFFNDIIKTQGVLGGVKNDA; translated from the coding sequence ATGGTAATTTTGCAAGCAACGAAAATATATAAAACATACGGCAATAAATTTAATAAGCAAGAAGTACTCAGCGCATTAGACCTTCAAGTGAATAAAGGTGAATTTATCAGCATTATGGGTGCATCCGGCTCTGGAAAAACGACGCTGCTAAACGTCCTTTCTACCATTGACCGCGTGAGTCAGGGAACCATCAGCATTGAAGGGCAAAATCTCAGCCAAATGAAAGAAAAGCAAATGGCGGAATTTCGTAAACATCATTTGGGTTTTATCTTCCAAGACTATAATTTGCTGGATACTTTAACGGTGAAGGAGAATATTCTGCTGCCGTTATCAGTGCAAAAAATAGCTAAAAAAATAGCTGATGAAAAGTTTCATGCAGTAGCAGAAGAACTCGGGATAGTGGATATTGCTGACAAATACCCGAACGAAATTTCAGGCGGGCAAAAGCAGAGAACTTCTGCTGCGCGTGCGTTTATGCACGATCCAAGCATCATCTTTGCGGATGAACCGACGGGGGCTCTTGATTCGAAAGCTGCATCGGATTTGCTCAATAAACTGAGTGCCTTACATGCAAATCGTAATACTTCTATTGTTATGGTTACACATGACCCTTTGGCAGCGAGTTTCAGTGAGCGTGCAGTGTTTATTAAAGACGGGCAGATTTATACACATCTGTATAAAGGAGATCAGACCCGCAACGAGTTTTTCAATGACATTATCAAAACGCAAGGTGTACTGGGCGGTGTGAAGAATGACGCTTAA
- a CDS encoding sensor histidine kinase, whose translation MKQLFLKERAAWIVFFLFLQLLALAVGYMDTGITFTSAAYIVFLSCLSFLLFLIMRYTKETRFYKELNTLDSSFDLTMLPEADSPFEHIASERISEQNQLFTQRLEVLQSSVEQEKDDILNWIHEVKTPLTTMQLMIERIEDAALRSQLMYEWLRIHLLLDQQLHQKRIPFIQNDLYIEKIDLQKVLFQEIKSLRQWCMQKNIGFEVSLETDTVLTDAKWLGFMIRQLLTNAVKYSHSSDIRIRSTSAEDVTKLSIKDFGKGIHSKDLSRIFDKGFTGTADHGDHAATGMGLYLAKQVGESLLIDIQVESEPGEGTRFTLTFPKENEWIRMINA comes from the coding sequence ATGAAGCAGCTATTTCTGAAAGAACGGGCTGCATGGATTGTATTCTTTCTGTTTTTGCAGCTGCTGGCTTTGGCGGTAGGGTATATGGACACTGGCATTACATTTACATCTGCTGCTTATATAGTATTTCTATCCTGTTTGTCTTTCTTGCTGTTTTTGATTATGCGGTACACGAAAGAAACCCGGTTTTATAAGGAGCTGAACACGCTCGACTCGTCATTTGACCTAACTATGCTGCCGGAAGCCGACAGCCCTTTTGAACATATCGCCTCCGAACGAATTTCAGAACAAAATCAGTTGTTTACACAGCGGCTGGAAGTATTGCAAAGCAGCGTTGAGCAGGAGAAAGACGATATTCTGAACTGGATCCACGAAGTAAAGACGCCGCTGACAACAATGCAGTTGATGATCGAACGAATAGAAGATGCTGCTCTTCGTTCACAGCTGATGTATGAATGGCTTCGTATTCATTTATTACTCGATCAGCAATTGCATCAAAAACGTATTCCATTTATCCAAAATGATTTATATATCGAAAAAATAGATTTGCAGAAGGTGCTGTTTCAAGAGATTAAGTCATTGAGGCAATGGTGTATGCAAAAGAATATCGGATTTGAAGTGTCGCTGGAAACGGACACGGTGCTGACTGATGCCAAATGGCTTGGCTTCATGATCAGACAGCTTCTGACGAATGCAGTAAAATACAGTCATTCATCAGACATTCGCATTCGGAGTACGTCAGCCGAGGACGTTACGAAGTTATCTATAAAGGATTTCGGAAAGGGGATCCATTCAAAAGACCTGTCTAGAATTTTTGACAAAGGGTTTACAGGAACAGCGGACCACGGAGATCACGCCGCTACAGGAATGGGCCTGTATTTGGCAAAACAAGTGGGAGAATCACTGCTGATCGACATACAAGTCGAATCAGAGCCAGGAGAAGGAACGCGATTTACATTGACCTTCCCGAAAGAAAATGAATGGATTCGCATGATAAATGCATAG
- a CDS encoding response regulator transcription factor → MFTIMLIEDDQTLFAEIKERLTQWSYRTEGVKDFRNVLQEFMELKPDLVIIDIQLPKYDGFHWCRMIRAHSNVPIIFLSSRDHPTDMVMSMQLGADDFVQKPFHFDVLIAKIQAILRRVYNYNIEQILEVKSWCGAAVDFVKGTLTNENGTIELTKNEIYILKVLIEKKNEIVTREEIITKLWDDERFVSDNTLTVNVNRLRKRIAEIGLTDVIETKIGQGYMAKEEML, encoded by the coding sequence TTGTTTACGATTATGCTGATAGAAGATGATCAAACCTTATTTGCCGAAATAAAAGAACGCCTGACGCAATGGTCTTACCGAACGGAAGGAGTTAAAGACTTCCGTAATGTATTGCAGGAGTTTATGGAACTCAAGCCGGATCTGGTGATTATAGATATCCAATTGCCAAAGTATGATGGCTTTCATTGGTGCCGGATGATCCGCGCGCATTCCAACGTGCCAATTATTTTTCTGTCCTCGCGTGATCACCCGACGGATATGGTGATGTCGATGCAGCTTGGAGCTGATGACTTCGTTCAAAAACCTTTTCATTTCGATGTGCTGATAGCGAAAATCCAGGCGATATTGCGCCGTGTCTATAATTACAACATCGAACAGATATTGGAAGTGAAGTCCTGGTGCGGTGCGGCAGTGGATTTTGTTAAAGGGACACTGACGAATGAGAACGGAACGATTGAGCTGACCAAAAATGAAATTTATATATTGAAAGTCCTGATTGAGAAGAAGAATGAAATTGTGACGAGAGAAGAAATCATCACCAAACTGTGGGATGATGAACGATTTGTCAGCGATAATACGCTTACTGTCAACGTCAATCGACTGCGTAAACGCATTGCGGAAATTGGACTGACTGATGTGATTGAGACAAAGATAGGACAAGGTTATATGGCAAAGGAAGAAATGCTATGA